In Malus sylvestris chromosome 2, drMalSylv7.2, whole genome shotgun sequence, the genomic stretch tcCCCAGCAAGGAGGAGCGCGCCGCCGAGAATGTCTACATCCAGGTACGCAACCGcagctctcttttttttttctttttttttatttaaattttttattaatactAATTTAAATCAATCAGATTGAATCAATACTTATGTTATTATCTTTTGTTCGGATCAAAAttgatattttgatttaaagatttTCTGCAATCGAATCAAATTCTggtttgttaatttttctttttatttgtcaagaagAAGTAGAGGGAGAAATTGGAGAAGCAGAGGGCTGAAAAGGAAAACgcggagaaagagaaagaaattgcTGATAAGGTACGGATTAATTCTTATTAAGGATGTATATGTGCATTTTGCACTGCCCAAAATGAGATTGGCAAAGATTTACAGATGTTGTGATTTTGCGCGATATTTGCATAAGGATAATGCTAGGAGACCAAAACCAAATGATGggtcaccaataagaaacaagTACGTAAATtcacacttaattaataatctaatcatctacaaccacatcatttggtttgcaaatttagtttaaaaaatttggtctcctaGCATTATTCTTTGCGTAATATTgaaataatttgataaattattGTTGTTGTAGTGAAATGTGTATTTTAGTAAGCAAGCACACACAAGTTTTAGCGACATATGGATAGTGTTGATTTGCAGAAAGTCAGGTGTAGCTTTGCGATGTTTGATCACTCGAGTTAGTGTTGTAGTTTCATGTGAATAGGAATTACCGGGGAACGGACACAATATTGAGTAAAGGCTTAATAAGAGAGAATCGCGTCTGAGTGTTCAAAATGATGAGGTTGAGATTGGACGTCTGGTTTTTATTTATGCTGAAGTGGCAGAAGTTTATACTTATCATTGAGGTTTCTTGCAATCAGATCTTAAAAAGTCGTTATTGAGGTATATGTCGTCCTTTAGGGAATGCTACATTTTTCTCTGCATATGGTTGCTTATCtatgaaaaaagaataataaaaagaaagacaGATTGCAGCTCCTTCGGCAACTGCTTTTGATAACTTTAAATACGTTGCTTATGCTAGATGAATGAGAGAGAACTGATGGCTCTTGGGCTCTAAGTTGGTCTTACAAATGGGCGCAAGGGTAAAGACAGAACATAGGTTTATAGTGAAACGTCTGTACATTTCTTTTTAACACCAAAATCATGCCTCTTCTTTCAAAGTGTAGAGTATCCGTGGGCGACTGCCCCTTTTCATATCCCTTTGGGTTATGTCTTTATGAATCTAGAGCATTCTAAGCTGGAAAGGTGGTGTATGGCAGGCTTGCATAATAATCTTCCTTGATGATGTGTTATTCTCACGTTCTTGTTTTCGGGAAAGTTTCTGTTTCAATTCTTGCACTGAATGTGCATTGATGAAGTCTTATATTGGAATGGGTCTGATTATGTATTCTGGTCCTTGACTCCCTTCACAAGTCATGAAGATGATAGTGTATTTGTTGGATGATTATGTATCACCTAATGTTGAAGTCTGCAATGCAACTTAAGTCTCTACTTCCCCATTTCAACTGAAGAATATCTACTAATTCTTATAGTTACTTCAACCAGATTAGGTAATTTTGTGCCACTGATGAGTTTTGACTGGTTTATTCTAATTTTAATCGGTTATTGCTTCTGAGACATTTTTCTTATAATACGACTGGCTTTCATTCAATATTGCAGTTCTTGAAAACTTTTCCTTTGGAAGTAATCTTGAATAATAATATTGTACCAAACTTTAGTGAGAATCGCTCTGCACTGAGAATTGATGTTCTTCATGGCATCTTTTCTTAAACACTAATGGGAAAACTTGGAATTTTTATGATCTTTCTTATCTGTTATGGGATTGTTTTTACATCTTACTCAATTTCATTGATTCTGTTGAGAGAGGTCATTCTTCGCTCATATCATGTTTATGCTGGTTCATAAAGTACCACATTTAAGCTGAAGCTTATGTATGTTAAGCTGTGGGTAACGGAAATAGGATCTCAAAATCCAGCTTGTAGATCCAGACTTGTACCCAATGTTGTTGCATAGTGATATGTTTGTGTGGTTTTGGTTGATTTGCTTATTTTCTTCTGCACACCTGGTTTATTTATGTTCATTGATTATCTTTTGATTTATAGGTATAATTGTTTTCCGTCATTGTGGTAAAGTGTCATCTGCAATACTTTGAAATTAATTATGGGATCTCTTCCTAATTAATTGTTTCCTAATTGATTCGGCATATACGGTTACTCCAGGATAGGAGAAAGACATTCATGAGTGCACTGCCACTCTAGCGTCCCGTGCCAATTATACAACGCTTTTTCTCTACATAACGGTTGTGCGATTGacaagaaaaatcatgaaaataGTATATTCGTTTCAGAAAAGTTGTTCTCCCAGCATAATAACGCTTAATTGCACTCCaaggattaaaaaaaaactgtttactGAAGCAGAATTTTCACCCAGTCAAAAGTAACAGTGCTCTCAATTATTGCATTCATCATTGCAATGAAATAGGAACAACTAGTCAAACCATTCATGCTACCCATTCACATCTTATCCCCATGAACATTCATCACTTACAATTCAATACATGGAATGAAAGTTGCTCTCACCAAAAACTGACATTTTGATCTCTGTTCATGGCAATTAGCGAAATCTCTTTTACCTTGTTTCTTGTTATTAGCTTATTATCTTCTGAAACTTGTAACGCCAAGGATCGCCACAATGTGCATAACACAAGTGCTCTCGGCGTGTACTCTGTAAATCCTCTACGTGAAGATAACTACAAGTGTGCTCCTTCTTCCTGCGGCAACATCCACAACATAAGCTACCCTTTCCGACTAAACAGCAGTCCAAAGCGTTGCGCCCAATCTAGTTTTACTTTGTTCTGTGAAAATAACGTTACGGTACTGCACATATCTTCTGGAAAATACTTGGTGCAGTCCATCAACTACCGTAACAAAACAATCCGAGTTGTCGATCCTGGCTTTCACAAGAACAATTGCTCCTCCATTCCGAGATATCCTTTATCTGAATCTAACTTCAGATATTCGGATAGTCCGTATTTTTCATCAAGTACAATGGTAATGTTTTTCAAGTGTACAAATCCAGTAAATTCAAGTGTTTATGTTCCCACTGCTCCATGCATTAATACAAGTGGTGGTTATGCCAGGGTCGGAAATACAACGGCAGCGGATTTGGAGGATGGATGCGGTATAATTTGGATGACTATGATGAGTACTTTGTTTAACTACGAAAATTACGCAAATATTTCTTATCAATACATACACAACGCCCTGGTTTATGGCTTTGAGCTTCAGTATACGTTATCACATGTTATCTATGTTAATTGTGGCAGAGACCAATGGAGTGCCGTTGGTGTTATCAAATGTTATCCGCACAGCATCCCTGGTACGTCTTTATTCTcagcaaaaaggaaaaaatattgTAGGTTTTGGTCTCGCTAAGTTATCAGAAGTGCTTGTTTTACGAGTTGATAaacgtttttattttttatttttgttacttCAGGTTTTTTTCGACTTCTATTGGAGCTGATTCAAGGTAAGAAATTCAAATGTTAATTtggttcttttttctctttttcgttACGATACTCCAAAACCTTTCATCAAGGAATAAGAAAATTAGATAAAATTAGAAGCAGGTTTATCCAatctttcatcttcttcaattcatccgatccaacaTCCGATCCAGTGGTTTTGATCTCTGTTGAATTGGCTTCCACCTTGTATTTAACACCCACAATTTTTGCAACGACTGGATTTCTCTGAGGAATTTGACCGCCACAAAACGTCTTCTTCTTCTCGTATGCCTTAGCATGTTTGTAGGATTGGCCCTGATATGGGCTGTACTGCTGGAATGTCCAATTCAGCAACAAAAATTGTATCAGTAGTCATCTGCCGTATGTCCAAATTCTTGAGTGTGTCCAAAAGCTGATCATTTAATTTTCCAGATTCTGAATTTGTGTGAACATCCTTTTCCGACACAGATATTCCCATGCTTTCCTGCAGTCTTTGTGGGAAAAATTCTGACGACACATGAACCTAAGGTGCCACAGATTTTGGTGGGATTATAGGATCAGGATGTGTTGCTTTCTCCCCTGGACGTGAATGGCTGGAAGATTGCTCCTCAGCTTTTGAGACAATCTCTTCTTGATGATCATAGCCACACCCACAGTTTAatgcttgaatttgaaatcCTTGATGGATGTTTTCAATGTTCAATTCAGATGATTCAAACAATATATAGATTTTGTCTTTCACCGGAAGTTCTTAGGGCACATCAGGTTGCTCAAAATATTGTAGATTAATAGCCCAATTAAAACAAAGATACTTTTTCAAGCCTGGAGCGTATTACTCTGAATAAGGATTGTTTCAACACCTTTTTGAGTTGTTTCTCATATTGATATGCTTTTGGACAAACTTAGGAAAGTATTCTCTTTTGGAGCACTCCAAAATATCATGGGCCTTCAAACAGCAAAGGGCACAAACTGTAGGTTTAAATCCATAAAAACCTTTTTCTACTAAAGAAAATCATAACGGCAATCTTCATGTTGGTGGTTTCATCATGGAATTGCTCTCAAGATCAACAAACTATAACttgcaaaacaaataaaaataataataaaatcaacatataaaaagatctatacaaaaataattaactaagaatatgataaacacaaattatttgAAACAATCCCCTGCGACATCGCTAATTTCTTGACAGGATTTTTACCGCCTGTAAAATGacggataaaaacacttaaaaatacttgcaagagaacaagatagttgtagtataaacggctcAAGCAAGGTTGTTTtccacagggattgaatgaataatttatgtttaaaaccaagttctttttttttttttttttgaaagactGGATAAGATCATAACTAGGGCAAAAGCCAACGGAACAAAGAAAGCCCACAAGAGGGGCAAGCACAGCAAAACAGACAAAGGGGTTATGTGAGGGAGAACAACAGAACAAAGACGCTACCACAAAGGCTAGACGTCAtcccaacacacacccacaccaaAAACCACTTACGGAGGGCAAGGAAGCCCATCTTTGTTGATAATGTGAACCAAAGAAGATGGGGGTCGTCTGACCCAAGTTTTATCGCACATCTCCAAGTTAGTCCTCGACGCCAAACGGTCCGCCGACTGATTAGCCAGtcttggaacccaagaccagcgacaGCCTTGAAAAGAAGTCCCCAACCTCAAAATATTTTCTAGGATTAGGAACACTTCCCAGCTGCCATGAGAAATATCACCCTTCAAGGAAAAGACCACCTCAAGCGAATCCGACTCCACAACAATCCACCGGAAGCCCAGCTCCGCCGTTAACTCACAGCCCTTGAGCAACGCCATCGCTTTAGTAAACACCACCGACCAAGCTCCAATAGACAACTTGTGGGCCGCTACAAAATGCCCATTATGATCCTGCAGCACTGCAGCCAAAGTAGCCCTTCTATCCATCAGAAACCAGCTTGCATCTACATTAATTTTGATGAAGGGAGCAATTGGGGGGACCAACGAGGATCCAGTTTGGAGGAAGCCTGGGAACGGGACAATGGGACATGCATCTCCAAAAAGGAACCCAAGGAGAAAGAAATAGTATGCAGCACCTGGGAGGGAACAATGGTTAAAACCTTAAAAGCATAGTTACATCTGGCTTTCCATATGTGCCAACAAGAAAAAGCAATGACAGAAAGAAGCCTCGATCTATCCTGCAGATTAAGAGTTAGATTGATCATATCACTGAGTCATTAATGAAATGAAGAAACTCCTTCGCCAACCATCCGAAGACCAAGCTGACCACCAAACCAGATTGGCTCAACCCAGGGACACCGCAGCAGCATATGAAGCACAGATTCCTCCTGATTCTTACAAATAGGACACAAGGGAGATGATGCAGACCTGCGTGTGTATAATCCCCCCATTGTTGCCAAAGCCTCACTCACAGCCAGCCATAAGAAGTTTCAGATTTTTGGTGGGGCTTTAATTTTCCAAATAGCCTTCCAAGTCGAATCCTCCAAATTACTTGGAACCAAAGAGAGCGGAGCCCCCGCCATCCCCCGCGAGGAATGAATCCAGTGGTAACCCGACCTAACCGAATATTGACAATTTTTATTCGACGTCCAGATCAAACGGTCCCAGCGAGAACAATTCCCCAAAGGAGTATTACAAATAGCATTGACATCCTCCTCAGAAATGAACGGACGTAAAAAATCAATGTCCCAAGTTCTAGTACTCGAGCAGATAAGGGATGAGACCTTTGTATTCAGTGTGACATTAGTGGGATAACTGGGAGTAGGATGACCAAGAGGAAGTGAGGGTAACCATCTATCAACCCAAAGCTGAGTGTCTCTGCCATCCAGAATTTGCCAGTGGGCTCCAGCTTTAAGAATATCTCTGCCCACAAGAAGGCTAGCCCAAGCCCACGAGGCACGACTTCTTAACTTCGCATCCAAGAAAGAAGAATGAGGGAAATAACGCGCCTTAAAAGTCCGAGCCCACATGGAATTAGGGTTAAGAATCAGACGCCAACATTGTTTAACAAAGTTTGGTAAAGGTTgattttgagatttaaaataataaaaactaatttaaattaaaaacaattaaataaatcaactaAAAACCAATTTAAAGAAACACTAAGATTCCgctgtcaccttaacaatcctacgtaattcttccaattacttatgaattacccatgcatattttgaaggttaggttttcctaatatatatcctacttggaacctccaaaatacccaaaacgtccAGAAACGTCAATCTAGAAAAACTGCGCGCTAGACCTTTATTTCATCGTCACGGTCAAAAGGCTAAGTAGAAAAATCTAAAACTTTGAtgcaatcatcttgaaagactcacgaacatcctccaattggaataactccaaaattcatccatttgattACTTTATGCTCCAGAGAAAGTCGAATGTCCCATATtagaaatacaattcaaagtatcaaaattcttccaaaatattaaccaaaatatacaaagaatagggttaaatatataatacaaaatctactcatcaaccATCATTTCCATATTGCAGAAGAAAAATTCTAGACAGCATTCTCAAATTGGCCGGGGGAAAAGTCTATCTAAGGATCATTAGTTTTTCATCCGAGGCAATAACACATGCAAGCTTACTCACAATCGAAATATTCAAAATGCTAACAATCTTTTGcttgtattttaaaaaatagatgTCTGAGGTCGTCAAGGGTGTGAACAAAGTTACAGGTCATATTCAAATCATACAGAAACTCGACTGTTAAAAAGGTCTGAAAACATTTAGAACAATTTCTACAAGAAAGAAATATGATTAAAGAATTTAATCAAATATTACACTGCTCAAGAAGGCTTCGATTCATTTAACAACCAACGTTTTAAATGAAGTTAGCTGCAACTATACTAATATTTCGTAGATAGGCAACTACAACATTGTAAATGACATTTACCTGCAATTGTAGAATGATAATGATGAAGAAATCCTCTCAAGCTTCTATTACTACATTATTTTaagagaactttaatgaaaaactcaaggtactgttcattttaacgaaaaatcacatttttacactaaaaaatcaatcttggtactattcactttaccctttattttatccttatcgttaaaactcaaagttttcaagccattttcattagtttttctttattttaaagtTGATACCACAGTACTTCCGTTGAGCTAATATACCTCAAATAAAAACCTGCCTCTAAGACATTATTAACTTAAAATGGCATCAAGAATAATAAATTCAATCTATACTAAAACTGAAAACAGGCTGAAACATTGTTTATAATCACAGTGTTGTTCCGTTTTTACCCCCACTTGGTCTCTTCTATTTCATTTATCCCACTGATCCCTTTTGACATCTGGGATCGCCGTGGCTCTCTTCGTTTCTGCTTTTGCTGCAATAAAATTTGCTCTCATCCCTAGAATCCAAAACTCCCTCATACGTCGCTCCTCTCCATGCCCGCCGCTTCCTTTTCATCCTGGCCTCTACTGCAATCACGCCGCTTTCCCTGCTTCCGACATCGTCCTTTTTAATGGGTAAGCTCTGAAACCTTTGTAGAACTCATGCATGTTGTgttgatttcaaattttcactatcaATCACTCTCAATATTCCACAAAACAACATTTTCTGTTTGCATATATGAGTAATTAATTTGATTAGGTTTCTGGTCAGAGTTATATTTATATTCTGCATTTTCTTGAAGAATTTAGTGTCTAATTTGAAAAATTCAGGAAGAATATTTGATTTTGTGCAGAACCCATCAACTAAAATGTCTAGATTTTTAATGGACTTAATTTGGTTTATCCATCCCTCCAAATTTTGATATTATGTATTGTATTGAGATTTTTAGTGTCCAATCTAAAAAACCCAGCAAAAATCTTTGCTTTTTAGTATAATTTGGTTGTTCGCTGGAAAAGAATCAAGGGTGCTGGAAAAATAATTGGTGGTGAGGttataagaatatacatattgttaaacgtgtaaaaaaaaaattcatattatGTTTGGAATTTTGAGCAATTGGTTGTGTTCAATTACTACATGAAATTCAGAAATGCAATTCAGAATTTCAATTGTGGTCGGGATCTGATTGTAGAATTTGGGTCATGTTTGGTTGTGCAGAATCGGGTTTGATGGAGAATTTCTGATCGTGATCAGAATCATGGGTTttgtttaaaaatgaaattggaTTCAATTATATAATACTTTTAGAGAATGAGAACTTTATATAATGTTTTTAGAGAATGAAAACGAGAAGGTGGTGATGGACACAAAATAGTTGCCGATCAATTATGCTTCAACCTTGGAATGTGGGGTACAAACATTATGAAATTGTCATAAGAGAAGCACTTAAAACCAAACTCAACTTCCGATGACTTCAAAGACAAGAAAGGCTCGAGCTTTGGGAGACATATTATGTTTCTCTGGTAGTTGTTGAGATAGGTGTGAGACTTAAGCACCCCGTTCTATGAATGCACCACAGTTCATGCCTTTTGGTGCAGCTTTTCTTCCTAAGCACAATGCCACCTGCAATGGCAGATTAGCCTTCAAGTCTCTAATTAGTGTGCAATTATAGAGTTTTGTTTAAAAGATGCATATATTTTTCACCCATATTTTCCAGGACAAAGGGGAAAAGAATCAAAGAAATGGGTTTATGTGAGTGTTTGATTATCCCATTTAATGTAACATCACGTGGAGAGTGTGACATTGATTGTGGTTTGTGAACACTACTGTCAAAAGAAGAGATAAGGTTAAAAGATGTGTTTTTGCTCACCAAATTGTTGGTTTTTGTAGAGACAGCTTATGTTATTATTTAGTAGACGTTTGCTTATTCTCAAGTGATTTTTGCTTATTCTTTTGATAATTAGTGAGTCGGCTATGTTAGAGGGATATAATCCTCACTCATGGTATAATGTTGTTTTTGGTAATTAATTATGCAATAGTCTATAATGACAATCATAGTTGAATTGCATGTATGAAAATTTGGCCTTTTGTATGGAATTTGAGTTGTGTGATTGAAAATTTATAGTATTTTTTCCAATTTCCAGCTTTGAATTCACAGAAAGAGGTAGTTGTCATCgttcaaattcaatttcaaataGTATTTCTGAGCCTATTGTTTCGTTGTGATCAGGTAAGGCTCACGAAAATAGTAATATCAGTTTTTAAATAAACCcttttgttgaatttgaatATCTGCATGTTTGATTTTGGCATTGTTGAAATaggatttttaattttagtcttGAGTAGGACTTTGATTGATTGTGCATTATGGGAGGAAATGTAGATTGAAAGTGTCTACTTACCGTATAAAAACCACGTTAACTTTTTAACATTTGAAGTACAATACTTTAGGAAAACACCATATTTATGAGAATGGCAATAAATTAAAACATGCAAGTCTATCAGTACCAACAGATTTTATTGATCATATGGTTAGGGAGTACTTACTGGAACTACAACAAAGCTGGCAGCTTTGCTTTCTTTATCAATCACTAGAAGAATAGTGGAAGCGGATGAATTTATGAGGGCTGGCTTATAGATGGATGGCTTCCTAATCTGTATGACTACCATCATGGCCGGTCCTGAGAATTTGGGGGCCCTAGGTGAGCTTTCGAAGTGGGGCCGTAAAGTTCTCTGACCCGACCCTTTGTACATTGTCatgtgtaaaaaaaattcactaaatacatgaaaaatctATTTCTAATCAAacatcattaaaaattaatataaaacaaaagaaagatataCAAACATTACTCAAATATTACTCGTTTTGCGCTTTTTGATGCAAATGCACTTATTAAATTTACATAATCTAATTTTTCAATCAATTCAAACCGAAAAAGAAGTCCTTACCCAGTACGCCAAATTCCAATCATTTTTCTATTGTTAAAATGTTACTTATTACATTCAATAAATGAATGAATGGTTGGATTACATAGACAATATCTTACAGCTAGGGAAAATACTAGAGTGAGGAGGATAGTGATTTTTGTATACGTGCCTAGGCGGACGGGGCGGATttgaataatttattatatattatataaactaattaatttgaaCATTAAATAGTGTCAATTTTTCAAAAAGGTGAGAGTTTTAGCCTTTTAGATACATAATAAAGATGTATATGGTGTGATCTTAAAATAGGATAATAAAACcccataaaaataaacatacaGGTGATATTTAAGAGAGAagcaaaaatgtaaaaataagatGGTGGGGACTATTTGAAAGGGAGAAGACGTGCAGCTATAAAAAATGGTGGGACCATCTTAAGTAAAATTGtgcaattaaaatgatgttggGAATAAGATTGTCTTCTTCGTCGCGCGAGGCTGACCTTGCAACAAAAGATTTTCAGATTCCGACGTTTACATATAAGCCTGCATATCTCTCCCCCATCCCTGTCCAGACCTACCTAGCTTCGCCTAAGAATTGGGGGCCCTTCCGAAGTGGGGGCCCTAGGCGGGCGCCAGCCTTCACTACCATGTTCACCGTTACTATTCAGGTTCGTGCAAAACATGCTCGAAGAGCTGACTGTCAGTGATAAATCGACCCCACAAAATAGA encodes the following:
- the LOC126585390 gene encoding uncharacterized protein LOC126585390 isoform X1; this translates as MAISEISFTLFLVISLLSSETCNAKDRHNVHNTSALGVYSVNPLREDNYKCAPSSCGNIHNISYPFRLNSSPKRCAQSSFTLFCENNVTVLHISSGKYLVQSINYRNKTIRVVDPGFHKNNCSSIPRYPLSESNFRYSDSPYFSSSTMVMFFKCTNPVNSSVYVPTAPCINTSGGYARVGNTTAADLEDGCETNGVPLVLSNVIRTASLVFFDFYWS
- the LOC126585390 gene encoding uncharacterized protein LOC126585390 isoform X2, whose amino-acid sequence is MAISEISFTLFLVISLLSSETCNAKDRHNVHNTSALGVYSVNPLREDNYKCAPSSCGNIHNISYPFRLNSSPKRCAQSSFTLFCENNVTVLHISSGKYLVQSINYRNKTIRVVDPGFHKNNCSSIPRYPLSESNFRYSDSPYFSSSTMRPMECRWCYQMLSAQHPWFFSTSIGADSRYSHAFLQSLWEKF